One Hevea brasiliensis isolate MT/VB/25A 57/8 chromosome 5, ASM3005281v1, whole genome shotgun sequence genomic region harbors:
- the LOC110652645 gene encoding ricin B-like lectin R40G3, giving the protein MEFPFGHHHHDHGRNDDEEERREHYPPPDTAPPPPYLGGNESVPPPPHPPSYYQGSEFPPPHRRPYFQENEFAPPPPVQESHVYHSSHNQEVYSSLDYPPPTQVIHVSHEKTESESSHSFRPHLPSFIHHHTHQSGSGSGFDLSNKPSYKVYCKAEPNFFLTIRDGKVILAPSDPSDEFQNWYKDEKYSTRVKDEDGCPCFALVNKATGEAMKHSIGATQPVQLIPYNPDVLDESILWTESKDLGDGYRTVRMVNNIHLNVDAFHGDKKSGGVHNGTTIVLWKWNKGDNQRWRITPH; this is encoded by the exons ATGGAATTCCCGTTCGGCCACCACCACCACGACCACGGGAGAAATGATGATGAGGAAGAGAGAAGGGAGCACTACCCACCACCTGACACTGCCCCCCCACCGCCATATCTTGGAGGAAATGAATCGGTACCACCACCGCCACACCCACCCTCCTATTATCAAGGAAGTGAATTTCCACCGCCACACCGAAGACCTTATTTTCAAGAAAATGAGTTTGCACCTCCACCACCAGTGCAAGAAAGTCATGTTTACCACTCATCTCACAACCAAGAAGTGTACTCCTCTCTTGATTATCCACCACCGACGCAAGTGATCCATGTTTCTCATGAGAAAACTGAGAGCGAGTCCTCTCATTCTTTTAGGCCCCATTTGCCATCTTTCATTCACCACCACACTCACCAGTCTGGCTCTGGTTCTGGGTTTGACCTATCTAATAAGCCTTCCTATAAGGTTTATTGCAAGGCTGAGCCTAATTTTTTTCTCACGATCAGGGACGGGAAAGTGATTCTAGCACCATCGGATCCATCTGATGAGTTCCAA AACTGGTACAAGGATGAGAAGTATAGCACAAGAGTAAAGGACGAGGACGGCTGTCCTTGCTTTGCTTTGGTTAACAAAGCCACTGGTGAGGCCATGAAGCATTCCATTGGAGCCACACAACCT GTGCAGCTGATACCTTATAATCCAGATGTTCTTGATGAGTCTATTCTGTGGACTGAGAGCAAGGATTTAGGTGATGGTTACAGAACTGTGAGGATGGTTAACAACATTCACCTGAATGTAGATGCTTTCCATGGTGATAAGAAATCTGGTGGTGTCCATAATGGTACCACTATTGTGCTCTGGAAGTGGAACAAAGGAGATAACCAGAGATGGAGGATCACCCCACACT GA
- the LOC110652609 gene encoding U11/U12 small nuclear ribonucleoprotein 65 kDa protein, which translates to MEVKTEGGEAEARVVTLLIRHLPEAIPHETLSRLFSHYSASSFRPCAGGRLRNCAFVDFKNETSAYQAQRQLNGLRFLGKVLAVERANKPNEDNKHKQSEAQLGKDYTALTSVEKKASMTGDLGNGSKSIPASEPIASRLGVDYPFPPHLEYAYPPPDGNILTNIVNALIAVPRFYTQVLHLMNKMNIPAPFRMALPTPPLPPSVPPPKSPPPPPPTATANPHLADLSSSESEMESDEEVDDKASPVETPGAVKSRRKRARKEAIVGPAVDKDVAHEAVGVKPSSLVPKEIPVIKKKNPVLQIKIAPKVTPNEQKDDSIMKESEEPENDGLDHKPYATPEEIESNKLAPEEILSLPKFKNYTVGNPTSVLYIKNLSKDMVPDDFFYIFGSLFGSNDAAKIGLNVKLMQEGRMRGQAFVTFPSVELAHQALNLVNGYVFKGKPMIIQFGRNPSAGKAN; encoded by the exons ATGGAGGTGAAAACTGAAGGCGGAGAAGCAGAAGCAAGGGTGGTCACCCTTTTGATACGACACCTTCCTGAGGCTATACCCCATGAAACCCTCTCCCGACTCTTCTCCCACTATAGCGCTAGCTCGTTCCGTCCTTGCGCCGGTGGAAG ACTGAGAAACTGTGCGTTTGTGGATTTCAAAAATGAAACATCGGCTTATCAAGCACAACGGCAGTTAAATGG GTTGAGGTTTCTTGGTAAAGTCTTAGCAGTGGAGAGAGCTAATAAGCCAAATGAGGATAATAAACATAAACAAAGTGAAGCTCAATTGGGGAAGGATTATACAGCACTAACTTCTGTGGAAAAGAAGGCCTCTATGACAGGTGATCTTGGCAATGGTTCTAAGTCCATACCTGCTAGTGAGCCTATTGCTTCAAGGCTTGGTGTAGATTATCCATTTCCTCCCCACCTGGA GTATGCTTATCCTCCTCCAGATGGAAACATTCTGACCAACATTGTAAATGCTCTCATTGCTGTTCCTCGCTTTTATACACAG GTGTTGCATTTGATGAACAAAATGAACATTCCAGCTCCATTTCGGATGGCCCTCCCCACTCCACCACTACCACCTTCAGTGCCTCCACCCAAATCCCCACCCCCACCTCCCCCTACTGCAACCGCAAATCCTCATTTGGCAGATCTATCCAGTAGTGAGTCGGAAATGGAGTCAGATGAG GAGGTTGATGACAAAGCCTCTCCTGTTGAAACTCCAGGAGCAGTTAAATCTAGACGAAAGCGTGCTAGAAAAGAAGCAATTGTAGGCCCTGCAGTGGATAAAGATGTAGCTCATGAGGCTGTTGGAGTGAAACCTTCTTCCCTTGTCCCAAAAGAAATTCCTGTTATAAAAAAGAAGAACCCTGTGTTACAG ATCAAAATTGCCCCCAAAGTAACTCCGAATGAACAAAAAGATGATAGCATTATGAAAGAATCTGAAGAGCCAGAAAATGATGGTTTAGATCATAAACCTTATGCAACTCCAGAAGAAATAGAGAGTAACAAGCTGGCTCCAGAGGAAATTCTGTCACTTCCAAAGTTTAAG AATTATACAGTTGGGAATCCTACATCTGTGTTGTACATAAAGAACTTGAGCAAGGATATGGTTCCCGATGACTTCTTCTACATATTTG GATCATTGTTTGGAAGCAATGATGCAGCTAAAATTGGCCTTAATGTGAAGTTAATGCAG GAGGGAAGAATGAGGGGCCAAGCTTTTGTGACATTTCCATCAGTTGAACTTGCCCACCAAGCTTTG AATCTAGTGAATGGATACGTGTTCAAAGGTAAGCCAATGATCATACAGTTTGGTCGGAATCCTTCTGCTGGCAAGGCGAATTAG
- the LOC110652593 gene encoding thioredoxin-like 1-1, chloroplastic, whose protein sequence is MADVLSQANLFSSSSSSSFNVYKNHRKNSSCRLKGFPGKVNHQALRLQTTSLGSDFHGKRVVLQENIGKPKRGIYLQRSIRAQLTGLRLKNAPTWWAKGLQPNMREVTSAQDLVDSLLDAGDKLVIVDFFSPGCGGCKALHPKICQLAEMSPDVQFLQVNYEDHKSMCYSLNVHVLPFFRFYRGAEGRVCSFSCTNATIKKFKDALAKHSPDRCSLGPTKGLEEKELVALASNKDLNFTRTPKPDQPTTPAPVEEEMVPALPQSHLNPTLPLPLPLPLPLAATSLKSGQDSEEKTLVGSGR, encoded by the exons ATGGCTGATGTTTTGAGCCAGGCTAAtctgttttcttcttcttcctcttcatcttTTAATGTTTACAAAAACCATCGGAAAAATAGCTCTTGCAGGCTAAAAGGGTTCCCCGGGAAAGTGAATCATCAGGCTTTGAGATTACAAACGACATCGCTTGGCAGTGATTTTCATGGAAAGAGGGTTGTTCTTCAAGAAAATATAGGGAAACCCAAAAGAGGGATTTATCTTCAAAGGTCAATTAGGGCTCAG CTTACTGGCCTTAGACTCAAGAATGCTCCAACATGGTGGGCGAAGGGATTGCAACCCAACATGAGGGAGGTGACCTCTGCTCAAGACCTTGTGGACTCCCTCTTGGACGCTGGCGATAAACTTGTCATTGTTGATTTCTTCTCCCCTGGTTGTGGTGGCTGCAAGGCTCTCCATCCCAAG ATATGTCAATTGGCAGAGATGAGCCCAGATGTGCAGTTTCTTCAGGTGAATTATGAGGATCACAAATCCATGTGTTATAGCCTCAATGTCCATGTGCTTCCCTTCTTCAGGTTTTACCGAGGGGCTGAAGGCCGGGTATGCAGCTTTAGCTGCACTAATGCCACG ATCAAGAAATTTAAAGATGCACTGGCCAAGCACTCCCCAGACCGATGCAGCCTCGGGCCAACAAAAGGGCTGGAGGAAAAAGAGCTTGTTGCTTTGGCTTCCAACAAAGATCTCAACTTCACACGTACACCGAAACCAGACCAGCCAACAACGCCAGCTCCTGTTGAGGAAGAGATGGTACCAGCACTTCCCCAATCTCATTTGAATCCAAccctacctctacccctacctctacctcttccactTGCCGCAACAAGTCTGAAATCTGGTCAAGACTCGGAGGAGAAAACCTTGGTCGGATCCGGGAGATGA
- the LOC110652635 gene encoding NAC domain-containing protein 87 translates to MEVAVVVNKGEDLIDLPPGFRFHPTDEEIITHYLTEKVINSGFSACAIGEVDLNKCEPWDLPKKAKMGEKEWYFFCQRDRKYPTGMRTNRATEAGYWKATGKDREIYKGKNCLVGMKKTLVFYRGRAPKGEKTNWVMHEYRLEGKFSYYNLPKASKDEWVVCRVFHKSTGIKRTSIQDLLRVNSFGDDFLDYSSLPPLMDPPQSSRPGSSTFNDEDDEFKAMTSRSLDGNYLPHLSTSMVNNNQNYLHHQLQNSSYQTPNSIFYPQIPASNPLFNFQTTPNMSGYFPNYSFGTNDQTLLRAVTANIETSGQEKHCKVEQFSSNQSVATVSQDTGLSTDMNTTTEISSVVSKQDFGNNKVYDDLEGPSSVGPIAYFDGMWD, encoded by the exons ATGGAAGTTGCTGTTGTGGTCAACAAAGGAGAAGATCTTATCGATCTGCCTCCTGGTTTTCGGTTCCATCCCACAGATGAAGAGATCATAACTCATTATCTCACAGAGAAGGTGATTAATAGCGGTTTCAGTGCATGTGCTATTGGTGAAGTTGATCTCAATAAGTGCGAACCATGGGATTTGCCCA AGAAAGCAAAGATGGGAGAAAAGGAATGGTACTTCTTTTGCCAGAGAGATAGGAAGTACCCAACTGGTATGAGAACAAACCGAGCCACGGAGGCCGGCTATTGGAAGGCCACCGGAAAAGATAGGGAGATATACAAGGGGAAAAATTGCCTTGTTGGGATGAAGAAGACCCTTGTTTTCTACAGAGGGAGAGCACCTAAAGGGGAGAAAACCAATTGGGTCATGCATGAATATAGACTTGAAGGCAAATTCTCTTACTACAACCTTCCTAAAGCTTCAAAG GATGAATGGGTTGTCTGCAGGGTTTTCCACAAGAGCACAGGGATAAAGAGAACTTCAATTCAGGACCTCTTAAGGGTGAACTCCTTTGGGGATGATTTCTTGGATTATTCATCACTCCCACCTCTCATGGATCCTCCTCAATCTAGCAGGCCTGGCTCCAGCACCTTCAACGATGAAGACGATGAATTCAAAGCAATGACATCAAGATCATTAGATGGAAATTACTTGCCCCACTTGTCCACATCCATGGTTAACAATAATCAAAACTATCTTCATCACCAGCTTCAAAATTCCAGCTACCAAACACCAAATTCCATTTTCTACCCTCAAATTCCAGCCTCAAATCCTCTTTTCAATTTCCAAACAACCCCAAATATGTCTGGATACTTCCCAAACTATAGCTTTGGTACTAATGACCAGACCCTTTTAAGAGCAGTGACTGCCAATATTGAAACATCTGGGCAGGAGAAACACTGCAAGGTTGAACAATTTTCATCTAATCAATCTGTGGCCACCGTCTCACAGGACACTGGACTGAGCACTGACATGAACACCACCACCGAGATATCATCAGTGGTGTCGAAGCAAGACTTCGGAAACAACAAGGTGTACGATGATCTTGAAGGTCCATCATCAGTTGGGCCCATTGCATACTTCGATGGCATGTGGGATTAA